The Sandaracinaceae bacterium genome contains a region encoding:
- the tssB gene encoding type VI secretion system contractile sheath small subunit, translating to MGKEGSVAPKERVNITYKPATGDQQEEVELPLRFMMMGDYTGKPDDTPLEERKPINIDKDNFNEVMAEHNLSLDLTVDDKLSGEEGAEMAVGLKFNGLKDFTPEGIAEQVPELRQLMQLRNALTALKGPLGNIPKFRKKIQGLLGDDDARERLMKELGMGDDEGGDE from the coding sequence ATGGGTAAAGAGGGCTCGGTCGCTCCGAAGGAGCGCGTCAACATCACCTACAAGCCGGCCACCGGCGATCAGCAAGAAGAGGTCGAGCTTCCGCTCCGCTTCATGATGATGGGGGACTACACCGGCAAGCCGGATGACACCCCGCTCGAAGAGCGCAAGCCGATCAACATCGACAAGGACAACTTCAACGAGGTGATGGCCGAGCACAACCTGTCGCTCGACCTCACCGTCGACGACAAGCTGTCGGGCGAAGAGGGCGCCGAGATGGCGGTCGGCCTCAAGTTCAACGGCCTGAAGGACTTCACGCCGGAGGGGATCGCCGAGCAGGTGCCCGAGCTCCGGCAGCTCATGCAGCTCCGCAACGCCCTGACGGCCCTCAAGGGACCGCTCGGAAACATCCCGAAGTTCCGGAAGAAGATCCAGGGGCTCCTCGGGGACGACGACGCCCGCGAGCGCCTGATGAAGGAGCTCGGGATGGGCGACGACGAGGGCGGCGACGAATAG
- the tssA gene encoding type VI secretion system protein TssA → MSEAVAKARIEPWLAPVSDANPAGEDARYEPLHEEIRNEAAKLESASTGMPDWEQIVKSAQALTTSKSKDLLIESYAAYALYQTEGLMGLAAGLFLLSESMDRYWDAMHPPARRLRARVNAISWLTEKLDQMLPETQVGPDDHDAVEALDAAVKRLRAVVGERFEDQAPAVRPMADAVERLKLSLPERANAPASDTEPPPPPDAPDNGAGAAAPAPGPAPAPVAAEAAAPAAEPAPPANVAQEPAPAEEKPPEKDLAGELAEMAKPWTEPVPGDSPVGIDAKYELTHEELRNDVTALDSPTGGNLDWEDGVKRAGALLTDTSKDLLIATYLAFGLWETKRIEGLATGLEVITQICERYWEDCYPPVRRIRGRSNALSWLLDRVEGPLPDQKLTAKDRHAVELLEEASKRFIAVVRDKFEDAAPSVRPLQDNIQRLKMSVPEPVAPKPAAPPPQAAPKPAAAAPRPAAAPAAAPAAPSAPADLADTKEVKKFATNVGKSLVDAAKSLREASLSEPMSFTFVRVGLALGATVPPAEGGQTKVPAPPDMVVKDFDAKLSAGDWEGLVKKAELTLAGKRYWLDMHRYAALALGNMGKEYAGARDAVLAGAALWVKLFPELLDLSFAGGLPFASDLTKDWLANEVAGGGGGGGGGGEAGEGAEVLGKARSLAAGGKVDEALGALEGLAHSARSGRARFKARLAMAQSLSSGNTASAAEGIYDSLLAEIDAVRLEQWEPELAAECYRGHLACLRSMKKANDPVVAQQTALVYRRLCRVDPLGAAKAPL, encoded by the coding sequence ATGAGCGAAGCGGTGGCGAAGGCACGCATCGAGCCCTGGCTCGCGCCGGTGTCGGACGCGAATCCGGCCGGCGAGGACGCGCGCTACGAGCCTCTGCACGAGGAGATCCGCAACGAGGCGGCGAAGCTCGAGTCGGCGTCCACGGGGATGCCGGACTGGGAGCAGATCGTCAAGAGCGCCCAGGCGCTGACGACCTCGAAGAGCAAGGACCTCCTCATCGAGAGCTACGCGGCGTACGCGCTCTACCAGACCGAAGGTCTGATGGGGCTCGCCGCCGGGCTGTTTCTCCTGTCCGAGTCGATGGATCGGTACTGGGACGCCATGCACCCGCCCGCGCGCCGGTTGCGTGCCCGCGTCAACGCGATCAGCTGGCTGACCGAGAAGCTCGACCAGATGTTGCCCGAGACCCAGGTGGGGCCCGACGACCACGACGCGGTCGAGGCCCTCGACGCGGCGGTCAAGCGCCTCCGCGCGGTGGTCGGTGAGCGCTTCGAGGACCAGGCGCCGGCGGTCCGACCCATGGCGGACGCGGTCGAGCGCCTGAAGCTCTCGCTCCCGGAGCGGGCGAACGCGCCGGCTTCGGACACGGAGCCTCCCCCGCCCCCGGACGCGCCCGACAACGGCGCTGGCGCGGCGGCTCCGGCGCCCGGCCCGGCTCCGGCGCCCGTCGCGGCGGAGGCCGCGGCCCCGGCCGCCGAGCCCGCGCCGCCGGCCAACGTGGCGCAGGAGCCGGCGCCCGCGGAGGAGAAGCCTCCCGAGAAGGACCTCGCGGGGGAGCTCGCCGAGATGGCCAAGCCCTGGACCGAGCCGGTCCCGGGCGACAGCCCCGTCGGCATCGACGCGAAGTACGAGCTCACGCACGAGGAGCTGCGCAACGACGTCACCGCGCTCGATTCACCCACGGGGGGCAACCTCGACTGGGAGGATGGCGTCAAGCGCGCCGGCGCGCTGCTGACGGACACGTCGAAGGACCTGTTGATCGCCACCTACCTCGCCTTCGGTCTCTGGGAGACGAAGCGCATCGAGGGCCTCGCGACCGGTCTCGAGGTCATCACGCAGATCTGCGAGCGCTACTGGGAGGACTGCTACCCGCCGGTGCGCCGCATCCGAGGCAGGAGCAACGCGCTCTCGTGGCTGCTCGACCGGGTCGAGGGGCCGCTGCCCGACCAGAAGCTCACGGCCAAGGATCGCCACGCGGTCGAGCTGCTCGAGGAGGCGTCGAAGCGCTTCATCGCCGTCGTGCGCGACAAGTTCGAGGACGCGGCGCCGTCCGTCCGACCGCTCCAGGACAACATCCAGCGGCTCAAGATGTCGGTGCCGGAGCCCGTCGCGCCCAAGCCGGCGGCGCCTCCGCCGCAGGCCGCGCCGAAGCCGGCCGCCGCGGCGCCACGCCCCGCCGCCGCGCCCGCCGCCGCGCCCGCCGCGCCGTCTGCGCCCGCGGACCTCGCCGACACGAAGGAGGTCAAGAAGTTCGCGACCAACGTCGGCAAGTCGCTCGTCGACGCGGCCAAGTCGCTCCGCGAGGCGTCCCTCTCCGAGCCGATGAGCTTCACCTTCGTGCGGGTCGGTCTCGCGCTCGGCGCGACCGTGCCTCCAGCCGAGGGCGGTCAGACCAAGGTGCCGGCGCCGCCGGACATGGTGGTGAAGGACTTCGACGCGAAGCTCTCCGCCGGGGACTGGGAGGGCCTGGTCAAGAAGGCCGAGCTGACCCTGGCCGGCAAGCGCTACTGGCTCGACATGCACCGCTACGCCGCGCTCGCGCTCGGGAACATGGGCAAGGAGTACGCTGGCGCGCGCGACGCGGTCCTGGCCGGCGCGGCGCTCTGGGTGAAGCTCTTCCCCGAGCTGCTCGACCTGAGCTTCGCCGGTGGCCTGCCCTTCGCGAGCGACCTGACCAAGGACTGGCTCGCCAACGAGGTCGCCGGGGGCGGCGGCGGTGGGGGCGGCGGCGGCGAAGCGGGGGAGGGCGCCGAAGTGCTCGGGAAGGCGCGCAGCCTCGCCGCGGGCGGCAAGGTCGACGAGGCGCTCGGCGCGCTCGAAGGCCTCGCGCACTCCGCGCGGAGCGGCCGGGCGCGGTTCAAGGCGCGGCTCGCGATGGCGCAGTCGCTCTCGTCCGGGAACACCGCTTCGGCGGCCGAGGGGATCTACGACTCGCTCCTGGCCGAGATCGACGCGGTGCGGCTCGAGCAGTGGGAGCCGGAGCTCGCGGCGGAGTGCTACCGCGGCCACCTGGCTTGCTTGAGGTCGATGAAGAAGGCAAACGACCCGGTCGTCGCGCAGCAGACCGCGCTCGTGTACCGGAGGTTGTGTCGGGTGGATCCGCTGGGGGCGGCCAAGGCTCCACTGTGA
- the tagF gene encoding type VI secretion system-associated protein TagF has product MAELGFFGKIPAKGDFVRQNVADDAARSFEQWVQESNDAVRGAGGEMPDHPIRVVFTPPGSAKTVVAALIPSEDGVGRKFPIVFFALAPAGQAAESFSTLPIAFSPFLDAAVALGAQAKEMDLDALRNAAQHLPVPQAADLSRASEIAQKTLSHPLTAEVHARLFGAREGAHLYAYQTFLTACQDASKTDPGKGATLLDCPVHVDVDLFVWLELSRRVFGFPPSHPAYFWIEDPEPRLLLSLGPAPLNTLQLLGDPELSHQRLWPLTTERDKAIEAAQQTLGPTLSGLNESSPLGGLLDTLAQRAASGTLR; this is encoded by the coding sequence ATGGCGGAGCTGGGGTTCTTCGGAAAGATTCCTGCCAAGGGAGACTTCGTTCGGCAGAACGTCGCTGACGACGCCGCGCGGAGCTTCGAGCAGTGGGTGCAGGAGTCGAACGACGCCGTGCGGGGCGCGGGGGGCGAGATGCCCGACCACCCGATCCGCGTCGTGTTCACGCCGCCCGGGTCGGCCAAGACGGTCGTCGCGGCGCTGATCCCGAGCGAGGACGGCGTGGGGCGCAAGTTCCCGATCGTCTTCTTCGCGCTCGCGCCGGCCGGTCAGGCGGCCGAGTCGTTCTCGACGCTGCCCATCGCGTTCAGCCCCTTCCTCGACGCCGCGGTCGCGCTCGGCGCGCAGGCGAAGGAGATGGATCTCGACGCGCTCCGGAACGCCGCGCAGCACTTGCCGGTCCCGCAGGCCGCGGACCTGTCGCGCGCGAGCGAGATCGCACAGAAGACCCTGTCTCATCCGCTGACGGCCGAGGTCCACGCGCGGCTCTTCGGCGCGCGCGAGGGCGCGCATCTCTACGCGTACCAGACCTTCCTGACGGCGTGTCAGGACGCGTCGAAGACAGATCCGGGCAAGGGCGCGACCCTGCTCGACTGTCCCGTCCACGTGGACGTGGATCTCTTCGTGTGGCTCGAGCTGTCGCGGCGCGTCTTCGGCTTCCCGCCGTCGCACCCGGCGTACTTCTGGATCGAGGATCCCGAGCCGCGCCTGCTGCTGTCGCTGGGGCCGGCGCCGCTGAACACGCTGCAGCTCCTCGGTGACCCCGAGCTTTCGCATCAGCGCCTCTGGCCGCTCACGACCGAGCGCGACAAAGCCATCGAGGCGGCGCAGCAGACGCTCGGCCCGACGCTCTCGGGCCTGAACGAGAGCAGCCCGCTCGGCGGGTTGCTGGACACGCTCGCGCAGCGCGCCGCTTCCGGCACGCTGCGTTGA
- a CDS encoding twin-arginine translocase TatA/TatE family subunit, whose product MFGLGWVELLIIGGAIMLIAGPTVGKRLLASARALDQTRRDLSGPGALDRLLAADDDPDLDEDGEEEARDRPRDD is encoded by the coding sequence GTGTTTGGACTCGGCTGGGTGGAGCTGCTGATCATCGGGGGCGCGATCATGTTGATCGCCGGGCCCACGGTGGGGAAGCGGCTGCTCGCGTCGGCGAGGGCGCTCGACCAGACGCGGCGCGATCTGAGCGGGCCCGGCGCGCTCGACCGGCTGCTCGCCGCGGACGACGACCCGGACCTCGACGAGGACGGCGAAGAAGAGGCGCGAGATCGGCCTCGGGACGATTGA
- the tssM gene encoding type VI secretion system membrane subunit TssM has translation MEPFWFVPVGVTILAIAVLAAIVIARKIRARRAARELEKALAAQAAEQARSARPDMQAEILQMQQEFQKAIGALKTSKLARGGENALYALPWQLIVGPPGAGKTTALRNSGLQFPYMSTSGGGVRGVGGTRNCDWWLTNEAVLLDTAGRWTTEEEDRDEWLGFLDLIKKFRPKKPLNGIIAAVPLDQLGGAHDEEVSALARRMRERIDEVQSRLQMSLPVYVMFTKADLVPGFVETFSDLSKQERGQVWGFTVPLADAPPDPGMHFQERFDELATIVEKRAMKRMSEERKIETRELVYSFPQQLGSLRRNCTALVSQLFESSVYGETPMFRGAYLSSGTQEGRPIDRVMHKMAEAFGIRSEVNLGEPVKESKSYFLRDVFLNVIFPDADVASRSDAAVAREKRNQFIAAGVIFATALLLTIFPAIAWANSRGFLNDIRDDVDRTAEAAAARGPLEPGELRPLRERLEELRRYDSNGAPILMRMGMYQDDVLEPLGGYYTHLLRSEVVGPIVASDESAMDDFGRRYEVLREAMPTGAEHSDMYDRLKMHLLVTRPTAEGEPSLAEEDEQAEWLTDRITRQWFNAAGGEEEVDESEEEEMRRQAELFTSLLADEDERVADDPTSVPPDASLRFPRDDDAVNRTRRALTRVSMTDMALERIIQQIAPMGYDLNLDALVGNTVRPMQSDGNVRGAFTRRAWDSRVREMLDGEDGNVFGEPWVLGQEGLRAAEDVEQREEDLRQLRNQYFTAYIEEWQNFLRSVRVVPPQGNVQTLASLRDLTRGDPEAYRRLFAQTLYNTTLPVPGQESADGDDSNVVEETAWSAFWRRVRRVRGGQTIARILQGQTGGGAEGEDDDELTPEHVYVAFEGFTRFGAAPPPEPPAEGQAPPPPPELPIGTYEEQLHSVRDALQAHLDTPDGTEEALTTALQTARTSTRALIESQEIGWRPRLEALLWPPIEGSANSVAMSQASGAGRSWCTEVFMPYHRNIEGGYPLNPSGHDVPLADFGAFYMRDGGTLWAFYDEVLDRRIPKEGDNFVFATALGQDSSRAYRRQLLQYLERANDITNVFFPPGAEGPQVQFDARILPSPRVATQEVCLGGECVEYHNGPERWHRFTWPGESPEAGASLEIRGADGIHERLEQTGEWGLFRLLEQGTVTSQSRGNRVFTQTWRLRDHQVDVHIEIRPVRGDAPFFGIAGRERNPVFLQPLRATQADPPREIVSGRSTCRGS, from the coding sequence ATGGAGCCGTTCTGGTTCGTCCCGGTAGGCGTCACCATCCTCGCGATCGCGGTCCTTGCCGCGATCGTCATCGCCCGGAAGATCCGCGCCCGGCGCGCGGCTCGTGAGCTCGAGAAGGCGCTCGCGGCCCAGGCGGCCGAGCAGGCGCGGAGCGCGCGGCCGGACATGCAGGCCGAGATCCTGCAGATGCAGCAGGAGTTCCAGAAGGCGATCGGCGCGCTCAAGACGAGCAAGCTCGCGCGGGGCGGTGAGAACGCGCTCTACGCGCTGCCGTGGCAGCTCATCGTCGGCCCGCCCGGCGCCGGCAAGACCACCGCGCTCCGCAACTCGGGGCTGCAGTTCCCCTACATGTCCACCTCTGGCGGCGGCGTGCGCGGGGTCGGCGGCACGCGCAACTGCGACTGGTGGCTGACGAACGAGGCGGTGCTCCTCGACACCGCGGGGCGCTGGACGACCGAAGAAGAAGACCGCGACGAGTGGCTCGGCTTCCTCGATCTCATCAAGAAGTTCCGGCCCAAGAAGCCGCTGAACGGCATCATCGCCGCGGTCCCCCTCGACCAGCTCGGCGGCGCGCACGACGAGGAGGTCTCGGCCCTCGCCCGCCGCATGCGCGAGCGCATCGACGAGGTGCAGAGCCGCCTGCAGATGTCGCTGCCGGTCTACGTGATGTTCACCAAGGCCGACCTCGTGCCGGGCTTCGTCGAGACGTTCAGCGATCTCTCGAAGCAAGAGCGCGGGCAGGTCTGGGGCTTCACCGTCCCGCTGGCGGACGCGCCGCCCGATCCCGGGATGCACTTCCAGGAGCGCTTCGACGAGCTGGCGACCATCGTCGAGAAGCGCGCGATGAAGCGCATGAGCGAGGAGCGGAAGATCGAGACGCGCGAGCTCGTGTACTCGTTCCCGCAGCAGCTCGGATCGCTCCGCCGCAACTGCACCGCGCTGGTCTCGCAGCTCTTCGAGTCGAGCGTCTACGGCGAGACGCCCATGTTCCGCGGCGCCTACCTCTCGAGCGGCACCCAGGAGGGGCGCCCGATCGACCGCGTGATGCACAAGATGGCCGAGGCCTTCGGCATCCGCAGCGAGGTCAACCTCGGCGAGCCGGTCAAGGAGTCGAAGAGCTACTTCCTGCGCGACGTCTTCCTGAACGTCATCTTCCCCGACGCCGACGTGGCCTCGCGGAGCGACGCGGCGGTCGCGCGGGAGAAGCGAAACCAGTTCATCGCGGCCGGCGTCATCTTCGCCACCGCGCTGCTCTTGACGATCTTCCCCGCGATCGCGTGGGCGAACAGCCGCGGCTTCCTGAACGACATCCGGGACGACGTCGATCGGACGGCGGAGGCGGCCGCCGCGCGCGGACCGCTCGAGCCGGGCGAGCTCCGTCCGCTCCGCGAGCGCCTCGAGGAGCTGCGTAGGTACGACTCGAACGGCGCCCCGATCTTGATGCGCATGGGCATGTACCAGGACGACGTGCTCGAGCCGCTCGGGGGCTACTACACGCACCTGCTGCGCAGCGAGGTGGTCGGGCCGATCGTGGCCTCCGACGAGTCCGCGATGGACGACTTCGGGCGCCGCTACGAGGTCCTCCGCGAGGCGATGCCGACCGGCGCCGAGCACTCGGACATGTACGACCGGCTCAAGATGCACCTGCTGGTCACTCGACCCACCGCCGAGGGCGAGCCGAGCCTCGCCGAGGAGGACGAGCAGGCCGAGTGGCTGACCGACCGCATCACGCGCCAGTGGTTCAACGCCGCGGGCGGTGAAGAAGAGGTCGACGAGAGCGAGGAGGAGGAGATGCGCCGTCAGGCGGAGCTCTTCACGAGCCTCCTGGCCGACGAAGACGAGCGCGTGGCCGACGATCCGACCTCGGTGCCGCCCGACGCGTCGCTCCGCTTCCCGCGCGACGACGACGCCGTGAACCGGACGCGCCGCGCGCTGACCCGCGTGTCGATGACCGACATGGCCCTCGAGCGGATCATCCAGCAGATCGCGCCGATGGGGTACGACCTGAACCTCGACGCGCTCGTCGGGAACACGGTGCGGCCCATGCAGTCGGACGGAAACGTCCGGGGCGCCTTCACCCGACGCGCCTGGGACTCGCGGGTGCGCGAGATGCTCGACGGCGAGGACGGTAACGTGTTCGGCGAGCCGTGGGTGCTCGGCCAGGAGGGGCTCCGCGCGGCCGAGGACGTCGAGCAGCGCGAAGAGGACCTGCGCCAGCTGCGCAACCAGTACTTCACCGCGTACATCGAGGAGTGGCAGAACTTCCTCCGCTCGGTCCGCGTGGTGCCGCCGCAAGGAAACGTGCAGACGCTCGCGTCTCTCCGCGACCTGACGCGCGGCGACCCCGAGGCCTACCGGCGCCTGTTCGCGCAGACCCTCTACAACACGACGCTCCCGGTGCCCGGGCAGGAGAGCGCGGACGGCGACGACTCGAACGTGGTCGAGGAGACGGCGTGGAGCGCCTTCTGGCGACGGGTCCGCCGCGTTCGCGGTGGGCAGACCATCGCGCGCATCCTGCAGGGGCAGACCGGCGGTGGCGCCGAGGGTGAGGACGACGACGAGCTGACCCCGGAGCACGTGTACGTGGCGTTCGAGGGCTTCACGCGCTTCGGCGCGGCGCCGCCTCCCGAGCCGCCGGCCGAGGGGCAGGCGCCCCCGCCGCCCCCGGAGCTGCCGATCGGCACCTACGAGGAGCAGCTTCACAGCGTGCGCGACGCGCTCCAGGCGCACCTCGACACGCCGGACGGAACCGAGGAGGCGCTGACGACGGCGCTCCAGACGGCCCGGACCAGCACGCGCGCGCTGATCGAGAGCCAGGAGATCGGCTGGCGTCCTCGCCTCGAGGCGCTGCTCTGGCCGCCGATCGAGGGCTCCGCGAACAGCGTGGCGATGAGCCAGGCGTCCGGCGCGGGCCGCTCGTGGTGCACCGAGGTCTTCATGCCGTACCACCGCAACATCGAGGGTGGCTACCCGCTCAACCCGAGCGGTCACGACGTCCCGCTGGCGGACTTCGGCGCCTTCTACATGCGCGACGGTGGCACCCTCTGGGCCTTCTACGACGAGGTGCTCGACCGGCGCATCCCGAAGGAGGGCGACAACTTCGTCTTCGCGACCGCGCTCGGGCAGGACTCGAGCCGCGCCTACCGTCGCCAGCTCCTGCAGTACCTGGAGCGCGCGAACGACATCACCAACGTGTTCTTCCCGCCTGGCGCGGAGGGCCCGCAGGTCCAGTTCGACGCCCGCATCCTGCCCTCGCCGCGGGTCGCCACCCAGGAGGTCTGTCTGGGCGGCGAGTGCGTCGAGTACCACAACGGCCCGGAGCGCTGGCACCGGTTCACCTGGCCGGGCGAGAGCCCGGAGGCGGGCGCGAGCCTCGAGATCCGCGGCGCCGATGGCATCCACGAGCGCCTCGAGCAGACGGGCGAGTGGGGCCTCTTCCGGCTCCTCGAGCAGGGCACGGTCACCTCGCAGTCGCGCGGCAACCGGGTCTTCACCCAGACGTGGCGCCTGCGCGACCACCAGGTCGACGTCCACATCGAGATCCGCCCCGTCCGAGGCGACGCGCCGTTCTTCGGCATCGCCGGTCGCGAGCGGAACCCGGTCTTCTTGCAGCCGCTCCGCGCGACGCAGGCGGACCCGCCGCGTGAGATCGTCAGCGGCCGCAGCACCTGCCGCGGGAGCTGA
- a CDS encoding DotU family type IV/VI secretion system protein: MDRVNEVTKEVFNALAQIRRADERSQPMPEMLYQRMRSFVDRAMRRASELGFSQQDVQDIGYALVALTDELVMSKGGELRDYWLPRSLQLQLFNTNVAGEGFFQKLQTLRQDPSRMEVLKVYYLGLLFGFQGQYRVRGGEIELASIVEDVGSTLQRAGMIGDTNLAPHAARPQENLGGVRSHMPLVWISVAAVVVSLGIYFGLQWSVSNQADDLVEHIQETSQASTAE; encoded by the coding sequence ATGGACCGCGTCAACGAGGTCACGAAGGAAGTCTTCAACGCGCTCGCGCAGATCCGCCGCGCCGATGAGCGGTCGCAGCCCATGCCGGAGATGCTGTATCAGCGCATGCGCTCCTTCGTGGACCGCGCGATGCGGCGAGCGAGCGAGCTCGGCTTCTCCCAGCAGGACGTGCAGGACATCGGATATGCGCTGGTGGCGCTGACCGACGAGCTCGTCATGAGCAAGGGAGGGGAGCTGCGCGACTACTGGCTCCCGCGCTCCCTTCAGTTGCAACTCTTCAACACCAACGTCGCGGGTGAAGGTTTCTTTCAGAAACTGCAGACCCTCAGGCAAGATCCTTCGCGCATGGAAGTGCTCAAGGTCTACTACCTCGGACTCCTCTTCGGATTTCAAGGTCAGTACCGCGTTCGTGGCGGGGAGATCGAGCTGGCGTCTATCGTGGAAGACGTCGGATCGACCCTGCAGCGCGCCGGCATGATCGGGGACACGAACCTCGCGCCGCACGCGGCGCGGCCGCAGGAGAACCTCGGGGGCGTACGTAGCCACATGCCGCTGGTCTGGATCAGCGTCGCGGCGGTGGTCGTGTCTCTCGGCATCTACTTCGGTCTCCAGTGGAGCGTGTCCAACCAGGCCGACGACCTCGTCGAGCACATCCAAGAGACGAGCCAGGCGTCCACCGCCGAGTGA
- the tssK gene encoding type VI secretion system baseplate subunit TssK has translation MKTPLRVVWSEGLLMSPQHMQQQDLYHEVFTSSRLDALEPLNWGVVRVEVDRRALESGQVRIEALTCVLPDGLVIDCDSGDPELPASRPVEGHFPHTQTVLEIYAAVPRERDGVANYAQNGAGRSRFRVANRSVPDLTGEGQSLEVSFAQRNLQILFGTEPKDDYEALKIAEVTRDASGNLTVNEPFIPACLRIEASPFILAGMRRLLRLMSTRRRALAEAARERGDATVEYNAGDVTRFLLLNAINTFMPVLNHLVDMPEVPPRTAYMWMLSLGGQLATFSSDFDPAALPKFNYNDLRSTFEPLFARITELLQATVKEHYVSMFLDGREDGMYLGQMTDDRIIGCSKYLIGVRAPVGEQEIASKLPMLCKMASWGDINSILSAATPGAAVEVTYRPPPEIPVKAGVVYFVVSTENNYWRNVVTDRQIAVYLPRPFDPQQTKVELLGIPRKG, from the coding sequence ATGAAAACGCCGCTGAGAGTAGTGTGGTCCGAGGGGCTGCTGATGAGCCCCCAGCACATGCAGCAGCAGGACCTCTATCACGAGGTCTTCACGAGCTCGCGCCTCGACGCGCTCGAGCCGCTGAACTGGGGCGTGGTCCGCGTCGAGGTCGACCGACGCGCGCTCGAGAGCGGCCAGGTGCGCATCGAGGCTCTGACCTGTGTGCTGCCGGACGGGCTCGTGATCGACTGCGACTCGGGAGACCCCGAGCTGCCCGCCTCGCGCCCGGTCGAGGGCCACTTCCCGCACACGCAGACCGTGCTCGAGATCTACGCCGCGGTGCCGCGTGAGCGGGACGGGGTCGCGAACTACGCGCAGAACGGCGCCGGCCGCTCGCGCTTCCGCGTGGCCAACCGCTCCGTGCCCGACCTGACGGGCGAGGGCCAGAGCCTCGAGGTCAGCTTCGCGCAGCGCAACCTGCAGATCCTCTTCGGCACCGAGCCGAAGGACGACTACGAGGCGCTGAAGATCGCCGAGGTCACGCGCGACGCGTCCGGGAACCTGACGGTCAACGAGCCCTTCATCCCGGCCTGCCTCCGCATCGAGGCGTCGCCGTTCATCCTCGCGGGCATGCGCCGGCTGCTCCGGCTGATGAGCACGCGCCGCCGCGCGCTCGCCGAGGCCGCGCGCGAGCGGGGCGACGCGACGGTCGAGTACAACGCGGGCGACGTCACGCGCTTCCTCCTGCTCAACGCCATCAACACCTTCATGCCGGTGCTGAACCACCTCGTGGACATGCCCGAGGTGCCGCCCCGCACGGCCTACATGTGGATGCTCTCGCTCGGCGGGCAGCTCGCCACGTTCAGCTCGGACTTCGACCCGGCCGCGCTGCCGAAGTTCAACTACAACGACCTGCGCAGCACGTTCGAGCCCCTCTTCGCGCGGATCACCGAGCTGCTCCAGGCGACGGTCAAGGAGCACTACGTCTCGATGTTCCTCGATGGGCGCGAGGACGGCATGTACCTCGGCCAGATGACCGACGACCGGATCATCGGCTGCAGCAAGTACCTCATCGGCGTGCGCGCCCCCGTGGGCGAGCAGGAGATCGCGTCGAAGCTCCCGATGCTCTGCAAGATGGCGTCGTGGGGCGACATCAACTCCATCCTCAGCGCCGCCACGCCGGGCGCCGCGGTGGAGGTCACCTATCGCCCGCCCCCGGAGATCCCGGTCAAGGCGGGGGTCGTCTACTTCGTCGTGTCGACGGAGAACAACTACTGGCGAAACGTCGTCACCGACCGCCAGATCGCCGTTTATTTGCCCAGACCTTTCGATCCGCAGCAGACCAAGGTCGAGCTCCTGGGCATCCCCCGTAAGGGTTGA
- the tssJ gene encoding type VI secretion system lipoprotein TssJ produces MTASENILTSKRAAARSALLFLGCSVFLGCNGNQARPACDAQENANLRIAASDRANPDTDGRPLPTIVRIYQLANIGAMETATFEEIWNSDEDTLGDAMLGKDELTIYPDTTLNRQFERNPDANYIVGMAVVRRPTGVSWRSILELPPPQAEAQCAALQEDPDQAPPEPPNVYLAFELDDYQIEGAVRLEYPPPPCADDDPICAAERAAEEQASGVEQPEAPETPETPQPDVPSAETPSAPAP; encoded by the coding sequence ATGACCGCGAGCGAGAACATCCTCACTTCCAAGCGAGCCGCCGCGCGTTCGGCGCTGCTCTTCCTCGGCTGCAGTGTCTTCCTTGGCTGCAACGGGAACCAGGCCCGGCCGGCGTGTGATGCACAGGAGAACGCCAACCTGCGCATCGCGGCGAGCGACCGCGCCAACCCCGACACCGACGGGCGTCCGCTCCCGACGATCGTGCGCATCTACCAGCTCGCCAACATCGGCGCGATGGAGACGGCGACGTTCGAGGAGATCTGGAACAGCGACGAGGACACGCTGGGCGACGCGATGCTCGGCAAGGACGAGCTGACCATCTACCCGGACACCACGCTGAACCGTCAGTTCGAGCGGAACCCGGACGCGAACTACATCGTCGGCATGGCGGTCGTGCGCCGGCCGACGGGCGTCTCGTGGCGCAGCATCCTCGAGCTTCCCCCGCCGCAGGCGGAGGCGCAGTGCGCGGCGCTCCAGGAGGATCCGGACCAGGCGCCGCCCGAGCCGCCCAACGTCTACCTCGCGTTCGAGCTGGACGACTATCAGATCGAGGGCGCGGTCCGACTCGAGTACCCGCCGCCGCCGTGCGCGGACGACGACCCGATCTGCGCCGCCGAGCGCGCGGCGGAGGAGCAGGCGTCCGGCGTCGAGCAGCCCGAAGCCCCCGAAACCCCCGAGACTCCCCAGCCCGACGTCCCGAGCGCGGAAACGCCCTCGGCTCCGGCGCCCTGA